The Parabacteroides timonensis sequence AACGAATTTGCAGGCAAATTGTTCCGCATAATTTTTCTTATTTGATTTCCTTATTACCTGTGTTATCACTTTTACCTTTGCATTTGGATATGAATTATCGATTGCAAGGTACAGTGTCTTACCTATTGATGCTCGTTTTTTTTCTTTTGTATATAAGTGTACAGGTTTTTAGATTTCGGTTTCTTATAGGTTGTTTTTTGTTACTGGTTTTATTTGGGTTGGCAGGACCAGTTGCGTTTTTATTTGGAATAAGTATACTTCTTAAGGAAGTCCTTTATCGTAAAATGTATTGGTATTATATATTCTTGATATTATTGGAGTTGATTCTCCTATTTTATCTATCTGTTTATCTGGCTTGGCAAGGAGAATACCGGATGATTTTATTACCTGATTTTTATTACGAACCGCTTTTGACTTCCAGAATGATCTATTATTCATGGATTGCTTTTCCTGTCTGTATTGTTTTAACCGGTTACTTGAGAAAGAAAAATAACTTATCAGGAGTGAAAGACTTTGTAGTTGTCGCCTGTCAGTTACTTCCGGTTTTACTCTCCTTGTATTGGATACAAAGCCAAAGAAAGCCGGTATGGCAAGAGAATATGAAGCAAGATTATTATTTGAAAACTGAGCAATGGGATAAAATAATAGCTATGTTTTCATCAGAAAAGGCAAATCTGCAAACAATAAATATTTTAAATCTGGCATTGGCCAGTAAAGGTGAGCTGGGGGATAAATTATTTCATTATCCTCAATTCAGTAAAGAATGCTTGTTACCGAACTGGGACAGTTCTTTGCCTTGTGCAGTCGTTTTAACTGAAATCTGTTTTCATGTAGGAGATATTGCTTCGGCACAGAAGTTTGCATTTGAAGGATATGTTTCGTCAATAACCGGAAGCTCCTATTTTCTAAAACGTTTGGTACAAACTAATCTGATATTTGGTGCTTATCCGGTAGCAGAAAAATATATTAATATCTTGGAACGTACTTTGTTTTATCGCCAATGGGCTAATGAACAACGAAAATATTTGTATAATGATAAGTTAGTGAATGAAGATGTATTGCTAGGAGGAAAAAGAAAGGCTTTGATAGGAAAAGGCACATATGCCGTTTCTTCTACGATATTAAAAACGTTAGAACAACTGGCTGTAAACAATCCAAATAACCAGATCGCTTTTCAATATTTATTGGGATATCATATATTAGGTAAAACACTGAAAAAGTTTAATGCTTTATATGAAAAATATTATCACACAAAGGTTTGGCCATCTTTGTCTATTAGTCATCAGGAGGCAATCGTTGCTTTGTTTCAAGAGCAGCCGGCCCTGTGGGCACATAAGGGAGTGGGTCTGAAAGTGGAACAGAGGTATGGAGCATTCAACCAAGACATGAATGACAAACGCGGATATCTTAACTTTCGGGATGTAATGGCTGCTTCTTTTGGAGATACATATTGGTTTTATTTGGTATTTAAAAAATAAATAATGGTAAGATGAAACAGTTCTATTTAATTATTTTGTTGTTTTTTTTCTGGACTTGTGCAAAAGATAGACAAATATTAGGAAATATGGAAAGTTTACCTACTATATTTCCGGATTATGTAAATGTGACAATCCCTTATAATATAGCTCCGTTAAATTTTTCTGTTCAATCCTCAGGCCAACCTATTCTTGCCTTGTTTAGATATGGAGACGAAGAGTTTCAAGTAGAAGGAAGAAATGGAGAAGTTTGTATTCCCGAAAAGAAGTGGAAAGACTTACTGATCCAAGCTAAAGGTGATTCAATAGAGATAACGATTGCAAAAAAAGAACAAGACAAATGGATTGCCTATTCCCCTTTTTCGATGTATGTGACGAAAGAAGCGGTAGATCCGTATCTTGCTTATCGTTTGATAGATCCCGGATATTCATTATGGAACAAAATGGGAATCTTCCAGCGGAATTTGGAATCGTATGAAGAAACTCCTATTTATGAAAATAAGATAACAAATTATAATTGTGTGAATTGTCATTCGTTTTGTATGCATAATCCGGATAAAATGCTTTTCCATATGAGGGCCAAAATGGGCGGGACGGTCTTGGTCGATGAAGGAGACATTGAATTATTGGAAACAAAAGTTGAAGAAACAATTTCTGCATTGGTATATCCTTTCTGGCATCCTTCCGGTAAATATATCGCTTTTTCCGTGAATAAAACAACCCAGGATTTGCATCCGACTCAACGTACGGAAGTATATGATACAGCTTCCGATGTGGTTGTTTACGATATAGAGAAACATACAATCTTATCAACTCCTCTAACTACCTCTAAAAATAATTTCGAAACATTTCCAACATTTTCTCCAGACGGCAAGACATTGTTTTATTGTAGCGCTCCGGCTTGTCCCATGCCTGATTCAATAGGAAAACTTTCATATAGTTTATGTTATTTGTCTTTTGATCCGGAAACAGGGACCTTCGGTAATAAAGCAGATACTCTTTATAATGCCTACACTGATGGGAAGAGCGTTTCATTTCCACGTATTTCCCCTGATGGTAAGTTTATGCTTTGCACGTTGTCCGCTTACGGAACTTTCCCAGTCTGGCATAAAGATGCCGATTTGTATATGATTGATTTACGAACAAAGAGAGGTTTTTATCTGGACGCTGTAAATAGTGATGATACTGAGAGTTATCATTCCTGGTCGTCAAATAGCCGTTGGATTGTATTTAGCAGTCGGCGTATAGACGGCTTGTATACACGTCCTTTTTTGGCTTATGTAGCTGAAACTGGTGCTACAGCCAAGCCTTTTATACTTCCTCAAAAGGATACCGGTTATTACGATCTTTTGATGAAATCTTATAATATACCTGAATTTATTACAGGAGAAGTCGATAATAATTCTTTTAAAATACGTAAAAAAGCCGAACGGGGAGGTATTGCGGTGAAATATAGCAGGAGATCTATACCAAAATCAGAATAGATACAGGACATTAGACTGACATAGCCAGCACTATAGTGCTGGTAGAGGTGATACAGTAGTGTTGGTTGAAATCGCATAGTAATGTTGCTGTCTGTTATGCCTCTACACAAAAAGTGAAAAAAAAATCATTTTGTTTTAGGGGGTATCGGCTTTTTTTGAGTCTCACGCTGTATAAATAGAACAAAATGGATAGAAACATACCATGGGATTTAATTATACGGAAATTCAAGCATGAGATTTCGGTTGAGGAGCAGACTGAACTGGAGGTGTGGTTTGCAGACAAAGCGAATCATACCCTGTTTCTTGAATTGCAATCCGTATGGTTGTCTCTTATGGCGGAAGGTACAAATTACGTTTCGGAGGTCGATGCTTTATGGAAGAGGATGGAACTTTGTATAAAAGAAAAGGAACCTAAAATAGTAAAGATGTCCTTGTCTTCTTTTCGTTGGTTGTTGGGAGTTGCTTCTGTTTTTCTGCTTTTATTATTTTCTGCAACAAGTTATGTGATCAGTGAATGGTATCAAACCAGTTCTGCTGTTTTGACTTATTCTTCATTAAACGGTAAATCGAAAGTGATTTTACCTGATGGAACGAAGGTCTGGTTGAATGCAGAATCTACGCTTGAATATTCGACTTCTTTATGGTCAAAAAAACGTAATGTATTTTTGAAAGGTGAAGCTTATTTTGAAGTAGCGAAAGATTCGGAGCGTCTCTTTGTCGTTAATGGAGGGGGAGTAGCTGTAAAAGTGTATGGTACGGTTTTTAATGTGGAAGCGAGGGAGAATGACAAGAATGTAAATGTAAGCCTGTTGTCCGGATCGATCCTTGTTGAAAATGCAGGAGCATCTCAAATGCTTACACCCGGGGATGTTGCAGTCTGTCTTAAAAATAAGCCCAGTATCCGAACAGAACGATTTGATGTTGCTTTCTCTTCCATTTGGGCTCATGAATCTATTCGTTTTGAAAGAAAATCAATCCGTGAGTTAACCGAATATTTATCGAAATGGTATGGTGTGAAGATTGTGTTGGATCCCCAGGTTCCGACTGATCAGGCATATACGTTTTCGATCAAACACGAATCATTAGAAGAGGTACTTCGGTTGATTGCCAGGATAAATCCGATACAATACAGCTTCGATGAAAACAATGCAGTGAGAATAACAAATAAGTAGTAACAATTAAAATCGTAATGCCTATGGAATAGAACACAAGAGAAATACAATTTTTTAACATTGAATAAGTGATTAGTAAATTATTAAATCTTAAAAAGTTATGAAGAAACGAAAGTTCTTTAGTACCAGTGGTATTTTAAAATGGAGAATGCCACTTTCGTTAATTGTTTTTTTATTATGGGTTAGTTTCCCTAGATTGATCGAAGCAAAGATGCAGCTTCGTTCTATTTCTCTTCATTTAGAGAATGCATCATTAAGTGAAGCGCTAGACCAGATCGAAAAGGTAAGCGGTTATTCATTTTTTTATGATGAGAATAAAGTTGATTTGTCACATCGTGTAAGTGTAAATGCTGATAGTAAATCAGTAAAAGATGTGCTGGCTAATATTCTTGATTCTACGGGGATGACTTTTGAAATCTCAAACGACCAGATTGTATTAGTACCGGAAAGTGAAGAAGGTAATATGGTTAAATCTATAGTACCCTCGACTCCTCAACTACAACAGCAACAAAAAGTGGTGAGGGGTACCGTGCTCGATCCTTTGGGGGAACCTGTTATCGGGGCAAATGTTGTAGAGAAAGGGACGACGAACGGTATTATTACCGACTTGGACGGTACATTTACCTTAAATGTCTCTCCTGATGCCGTATTGGAAATCTCATATATAGGATATGTCACTCAGACGGTCCCTGTAAAAGGGAAGTCGTCGGTCAGTGTGACGTTGCGTGAAGATTCTCAAGCGTTGGATGAAGTCGTGGTTACCGGTTTCGGTTTAGCCCAAAAGAAAGCGACGTTAACAGGCGCTATCACACAAGTCGGTTCTGAAGATATCAGCCGCTCTGTTGCTTCTACAGCTTCCGGGGCATTGGTCGGTAAGATTGCCGGTTTGAATACCCGTCAGACAGACGGACGTCCGGGAGCAACGACCAGCATTCAGATTCGTAATATGGGTAATCCGTTGTATGTAATCGATGGTATTCAGTCTGATTCAAAGCAATTTAATAATATTGATTTTAACGATATCGAGAGTATTTCTGTATTGAAAGATGCTTCTGCTGCTATTTATGGAGTACGTGCGGCAAATGGTGTTATTGTCGTTACGACCAAGAAAGGTAAAAGGAATACTAAAAATACGGTTTCTTTGAATGCTTATTACGGTTGGCAGAACCCTTCAACTTTCCCAAAACCAGCGGATGCAGCTACTTATCTTACTAATTATGTTCAGTCCGAGACTGTTCAGGGAAAGACAGATTATACATATAGTAAAGAGGATTATCAAAAATGGTTAGCAGGCAAAGAAAAAGGATATGTCCCTTTTGACTGGTATGATTTTATCTGGGAAACAAATCCACAATATTATCTGAATGCTAATATATCCGGAGGATCAGACAAAATTAATTATTATTTGTCTGTCGGCCATTTGAATCAAGATGCCATGATTGTAAATTATGGAGGATTTAAGCGTACGAATGTGCAGATGAGTATTGATGCACAAATTAATAGTCGTTTGAAAGTCGGGGCGACAATGAATGGACGTATAGAAGATATAAAGAATCCGGGTGTTCCTGAAGTGGATGACTATTGGATGCCACGTTTTGGAACCTACCGGAATTTACCGACTAAACGTCCCTATGCAAATGATAATCCAAATTACCCGACAATGACATCTTCAAATGCAGCAACAAATTTCGCTTGGTTAAATTATGATTTGTCCGGAGAATTTCAGGAAACCTGGCGTGTGGCCCAGTTACAGGCTACGGCAGAATATGATATTTGGGATGGTTTAAAAGCTAAAGCAATGGTTGGTTATTTTTTGAACTACCATGTAAAGAATAACCAGGAGTATACATATAAATTGTATAGTTATGACGAAGCAACAGATACGTATCCTGTAATGTTTGAGAATACCAATCCCTGGAGAGAACGTGAAGTTGGACATGAGGAAGAATTAAGCTCGAATATTCAATTATCTTATAATAAAAAATTCGGCGATCATTCTGTTGCAGCAATTGTCGGTTTTGAAGCGATCAAACGTGATACTCCACATTCTTGGTTGCATTCCGTACCTACTGCAAACTCTTTGCACTTGATTGATTATCCGACAATGGATACCTATGATGATTATGGAAATGAAACACAGGCTCGTTTAGGCTGGATGTTCCGTGGAAATTATGATTATGCAAATAAATATTTGGTTGAGTTTTCTGCCCGCTATGATGGTTCTTGGAAATTCCCGCCTAATCAGCGTTGGGGATTTTTCCCTTCAGCCTCTGTTGGTTGGAGGATATCTGAAGAAGTTTTCTGGAAAGAAAGTAAGTTGGCGAATATTTTCAGTGATTTGAAGATTCGTGGTTCTTATGGTATGGTGGGAGATGATATGGAGACATCGGGTGA is a genomic window containing:
- a CDS encoding DUF6057 family protein codes for the protein MKYKDITVWGIVCCSFFFFLQYEYQFYFYYIEQLQIFPLTWDYFSDASNQPGGLAFYLSGFLSQFYRLPYVGALITTVLLLMVGVLTQRICRQIVPHNFSYLISLLPVLSLLPLHLDMNYRLQGTVSYLLMLVFFLLYISVQVFRFRFLIGCFLLLVLFGLAGPVAFLFGISILLKEVLYRKMYWYYIFLILLELILLFYLSVYLAWQGEYRMILLPDFYYEPLLTSRMIYYSWIAFPVCIVLTGYLRKKNNLSGVKDFVVVACQLLPVLLSLYWIQSQRKPVWQENMKQDYYLKTEQWDKIIAMFSSEKANLQTINILNLALASKGELGDKLFHYPQFSKECLLPNWDSSLPCAVVLTEICFHVGDIASAQKFAFEGYVSSITGSSYFLKRLVQTNLIFGAYPVAEKYINILERTLFYRQWANEQRKYLYNDKLVNEDVLLGGKRKALIGKGTYAVSSTILKTLEQLAVNNPNNQIAFQYLLGYHILGKTLKKFNALYEKYYHTKVWPSLSISHQEAIVALFQEQPALWAHKGVGLKVEQRYGAFNQDMNDKRGYLNFRDVMAASFGDTYWFYLVFKK
- a CDS encoding TolB family protein, producing the protein MKQFYLIILLFFFWTCAKDRQILGNMESLPTIFPDYVNVTIPYNIAPLNFSVQSSGQPILALFRYGDEEFQVEGRNGEVCIPEKKWKDLLIQAKGDSIEITIAKKEQDKWIAYSPFSMYVTKEAVDPYLAYRLIDPGYSLWNKMGIFQRNLESYEETPIYENKITNYNCVNCHSFCMHNPDKMLFHMRAKMGGTVLVDEGDIELLETKVEETISALVYPFWHPSGKYIAFSVNKTTQDLHPTQRTEVYDTASDVVVYDIEKHTILSTPLTTSKNNFETFPTFSPDGKTLFYCSAPACPMPDSIGKLSYSLCYLSFDPETGTFGNKADTLYNAYTDGKSVSFPRISPDGKFMLCTLSAYGTFPVWHKDADLYMIDLRTKRGFYLDAVNSDDTESYHSWSSNSRWIVFSSRRIDGLYTRPFLAYVAETGATAKPFILPQKDTGYYDLLMKSYNIPEFITGEVDNNSFKIRKKAERGGIAVKYSRRSIPKSE
- a CDS encoding FecR family protein gives rise to the protein MDRNIPWDLIIRKFKHEISVEEQTELEVWFADKANHTLFLELQSVWLSLMAEGTNYVSEVDALWKRMELCIKEKEPKIVKMSLSSFRWLLGVASVFLLLLFSATSYVISEWYQTSSAVLTYSSLNGKSKVILPDGTKVWLNAESTLEYSTSLWSKKRNVFLKGEAYFEVAKDSERLFVVNGGGVAVKVYGTVFNVEARENDKNVNVSLLSGSILVENAGASQMLTPGDVAVCLKNKPSIRTERFDVAFSSIWAHESIRFERKSIRELTEYLSKWYGVKIVLDPQVPTDQAYTFSIKHESLEEVLRLIARINPIQYSFDENNAVRITNK
- a CDS encoding TonB-dependent receptor, giving the protein MKKRKFFSTSGILKWRMPLSLIVFLLWVSFPRLIEAKMQLRSISLHLENASLSEALDQIEKVSGYSFFYDENKVDLSHRVSVNADSKSVKDVLANILDSTGMTFEISNDQIVLVPESEEGNMVKSIVPSTPQLQQQQKVVRGTVLDPLGEPVIGANVVEKGTTNGIITDLDGTFTLNVSPDAVLEISYIGYVTQTVPVKGKSSVSVTLREDSQALDEVVVTGFGLAQKKATLTGAITQVGSEDISRSVASTASGALVGKIAGLNTRQTDGRPGATTSIQIRNMGNPLYVIDGIQSDSKQFNNIDFNDIESISVLKDASAAIYGVRAANGVIVVTTKKGKRNTKNTVSLNAYYGWQNPSTFPKPADAATYLTNYVQSETVQGKTDYTYSKEDYQKWLAGKEKGYVPFDWYDFIWETNPQYYLNANISGGSDKINYYLSVGHLNQDAMIVNYGGFKRTNVQMSIDAQINSRLKVGATMNGRIEDIKNPGVPEVDDYWMPRFGTYRNLPTKRPYANDNPNYPTMTSSNAATNFAWLNYDLSGEFQETWRVAQLQATAEYDIWDGLKAKAMVGYFLNYHVKNNQEYTYKLYSYDEATDTYPVMFENTNPWREREVGHEEELSSNIQLSYNKKFGDHSVAAIVGFEAIKRDTPHSWLHSVPTANSLHLIDYPTMDTYDDYGNETQARLGWMFRGNYDYANKYLVEFSARYDGSWKFPPNQRWGFFPSASVGWRISEEVFWKESKLANIFSDLKIRGSYGMVGDDMETSGDPNRDLYRPFDYMSGYNYKNGGSVIDGVYTIGSVPRGLPVTTISWLKVKILDIGFDVAFLDNRLTGQFDFFRRQRDGLPASRYDVLLPSEVGFSLPKENLNSDVHMGYDAAVRWSDHVEDFTYSIGGNITYSRFYDWEQYKPRFSNSWDVYRNSINHRFGYVNWGLEAIGQFQSWEEIATYPIDNDRQGNKTLRPGDIKYKDVNGDGVINSMDERPVGYREGATPVLNFGLNFAFGWKGFDLAFDLTGGAMASWYQDWEQRNPFHDGGNNPQYYMEDTWHLADIWDADSELIPGKYPMLLIGNSSHSNYWNSTFWKKNVRYVKLRNLELGYTLPKHIVEKALISDLRFYVAGTNLFTLTNAPGIDPETSEGNGLAYPTTRIINIGVNLKF